A region of the Ranitomeya imitator isolate aRanImi1 chromosome 5, aRanImi1.pri, whole genome shotgun sequence genome:
GAGGAGCCCATGGCAGCATAAGTAGGTGCCAGCTGTGACATACACTTGGAACCTTGCTGCAACACATGCAACGAAAGAAAAATGGCAGCACAGATTCTCCTTAGACCGTGACCTTTGCTGTACTCGCCTTGCTGAGTATTGGGCCATTAGTGGCCACTTGTGAATAAAGACCATCAGGAGCCAGTAGAGGGGGAGCGCTGATCAGTATGGGAGAGAGGAACTGAGGATAGTTTAGTTTTGTTTTAAAACATTTGCAACTTCTGTTTTCAAAATTttgaaggagttaaaaaaaaaaaaattccagcttGGTACAAGGACTTttgctgtaagggtatgtgcacacatagtggattggccactgcggatccgcagcagttttccatgtccgctgtgcccatggttcgGAAAATACAGTGCAGaatcgctgcgttgtattttccgcagcatgtcaattctttgtgcgaattccgcagcgttttacacctgctcctcaataggaatccgcaggtaaagcgcaatgcgttttacctgcggatttttcaaaagccGCGTGGAATAATCCACACATGAaattgcaacgtgggcacatagccttagacgtgCGTCAAATAAgggcttaaaggggttatccagtgaaAATAGGTGATCACTTGTATAGGGGTGGGTGTCTGACCGCTGGGGCCGCACTGATGGgtgggggtctgaccgctggggCCGCACTGATGGgtgggggtctgaccgctggggCCGCACTGATGGgtgggggtctgaccgctggggCCGCACTGATGGgtgggggtctgaccgctggggCTGCACTGATTCTGCCCGAATCTAACAGCACATGGGCAACCTGCAATCCATTCCCTATGGGGCAGCCAGAACCAGCCAGGTGTAGCGCTGAATGGAGCGGGGGTCTTGGCATGTGTGCTGCTTCCTCATTGTAAGGCTGCATTCACATGAATGGGTTTTCGGTTTAAGTTCTGTGGGTGTAAAAAAAACTAAACCTTCCTCGCATGGACCAATGTTAGCCTATGGGCCAAGGACAATGTGGGAAAAAGACAGCAAGCAGTTTAGTGCAGGCGGCTCCCTGTGCCCTTCTTCAGTGTGAACATGCACATAACCAATTTGCAGATGTGTGAACTAAATCCCTTCATATACATTACACCAATGACACCTGCTGATGGCcaccagtctaatgtgtatggaggattGTGGGGGAGTCCAGACTCGTTGTATATATGGGAGAGATGGCTAAGGTAGGTGTTGGCCAAACTATCGTCCGCTATATCTGGATGGCTGCTTTATGGGGATAAAGTGCCCCTTTCTGCCGATCAGTGCAGCTCCcgccagtcagacccccaccagagTGTAAGTTATCACCTACCCAGTGTGCAGGTGCTGCTGAGTATGTGCTGGGCAATTGCTAAATGACATCTGCTTATCCCCATAGGCAGCTGTAGGCCAGTGATGGTGTCCCAgtaatactgccccctgctggcccATTAGATACTGTCTGCAGAATGGAATGGTCATCACTGGTGGCGCCTGCTGGATTGTACTGCTGCCATCCGCCCTTTACAGCAAGAGCCGGAGCGAGCTGCACTGCCTGTCTCTGACAGGTGGCATTTAGATGGCGTGACCCTGGTGGGGTGTTTGCTCCTCAACCCCATTTGTGATGCGGTTGTTCATTGGTTGTCATGGCAGCCAGGGACTTGGTAAAAGCTACTATGCAGCCTATAAGTAATGATCCATGAAGCCCAGGCTAGGGGTCCCAGGAAATCATCAGTTACAGTGTACTGAACTACTGGTGATGACACACAGGTGATCCCTGCGTGTGCTGCTGCTGTGCACTACAACATCGACACTCAGCACCGGAGCAtgcgcagataacaccttatcccagcactttatcctaagtcatattgcacgactctttaaagagttgattgtgacttgcaggatcgctacttccaacaggtggcgctatagagttaagtcctctttttctcagaagaggcaattttcatattaCATATCCCAGCACAGTCACTCCTCACTACCGGTCAGGACGAGGGGGACTGAGAGGAGAATCACTCGGACTCCACAGCAGCCATTCCTTGGTCGCTCCCGCAAAAAATACAAAGATGAAAACATTGTGCCAATAAAAACTGCGGCACGCTGCGCATTGCGCCGCTGAGGAGTCTGCTGCTGGAGGTCATGTGACCACACCTCTCACTTTGCGGCAATAGGAGAGTAGTGTGAGAACGTGCAGAAGTGACGGGGGCGTGGTCTGAATATTTAGAGGTGTGGCTTAGGTCTCCTCTAATTCCAGTAAGGCCAGGTGATAGGTGCGTACTGTGAGAGGATTATTACGTAGGCTACCTGGAGGACCAATCACAAGTCATTATTTATACTCCCGCCCTACTCTTGGACACGTGATACGGTGACGCCGTTTCCGGGTTGATTCCTCTTCCGGTTATCCGGTGTCCTTGTCCATTTACAGGAGTCGCACAGGGGAGAGTGAGAGAGGAAGCGGCACCATGTTCCGTCACCTCCAGGTGAGAGCCCCGCTGTGGACCGTGCAGCACACAGGGTGACCGCAGTGTATATACACCAGTGTGCACATGAGCCGTCCCTGCGGCTCTCCCTCCATATTGCGCTGACCCCGCTGCTTCCATCCCTGTCCTCACCTGCTGCCTCATCCTCCATTCTCTGCACCCGCAGCCATCAGTGGGGGGTGAGCTGACAGCCCCCACGTCCTGCACTACACGGGCTCCCGTAGGGGTCCGGGGGGGCCGTCTCCTATAGAGGTCCGGGGGGGGCCGTCTCCCGTAGGGGTCCGGGGGGGCCGTCTCCTATAGAGGTCCGGGGGGGCCGTCTCCTATAGAGGTCCGGGGGGGCCGTCTCCCGTAGGGGTCCGGGGGGGCCGTCTCCCGTAGGGGTCCGGGGGGGGCCGTCTCCTATAGAGGTCCGGGGGGGCCGTCTCCTATAGAGGTCCGGGGGGGCCGTCTCCTATAGAGGTCCGGGGGGGCCGTCTCCCGTAGGGGTCCGGGGGGGCCGTCTCCTATAGAGGTCCAGGGGGGCCGTCTCCCGTAGGGGTCCGGGGGGGCCGTCTCCTATAGAGGTCCGGGGGGGCCGTCTCCTATAGAGGTCCGGGGGGGCCGTCTCCTATAGAGGTCCGGGGGGGCCGTCTCCCGTAGGGGTCCGGGGGGGCCGTCTCCTATAGAGGTCCGGGGGGGCCGTCTCCCGTAGGGGTCCGGGAGGGCCGTCTCCCGTAGGGGTCCGGGGGGGCCGTCTCCTATAGAGGTCCGGGGGGGGCCGTCTCCCGTAGGGGTCCGGGGGGGCCGTCTCCCGTAGGGGTCCGGGGGGGCCGTCTCCTATAGAGGTCCGGGGGGGCCGTCTCCTATAGAGGTCCGGGGGGGCCGTCTCCCGTAGGGGTCCGGGGGGGCCGTCTCCTATAGAGGTCCGGGGGGGCCGTCTCCCGTAGGGGTCCGGGAGGGCCGTCTCCCGTAGGGGTCCGGGGGGGCCGTCTCCTATAGAGGTCCGGGGGGGCCGTCTCCCGTAGGGGTCCGGGGGGGCCGTCTCCCGTAGGGGTCCGGGGGGGCCGTCTCCTATAGAGGTCCGGGGGGGCCGTCTCCTATAGAGGTCCGGGAGGGCCGTCTCCCGTAGGGGTCCGGGGGGGCCGTCTCCTATAGAGGTCCGGGGGGGCCGTCTCCTATAGAGGTCCGGGGGGGCCGTCTCCTATAGAGGTCCAGGGGGGCCGTCTCCCGTAGGGGTCCGGGGGGGCCGTCTCCTATAGAGGTCCGGGGGGGCCGTCTCCcgtaggggtgcgggggggggccgtctcccgtaggggtgcggggggggccgtctcccgtaggggtgcgggggggggggccgtCTCCTGTAGAGGTCCGGGGGGGCCGTCTCCCGTAGAGGTCCGGGGGGGCCGTCTCCCGTAGGGGTGCGGGGGGGCCGTCTCCCGTAGGGGTGCGGGGGGGCCGTCTCCCGTAGGGGTGCGGGGGGGCCGTCTCCCGTAGGGGTGCGGGGGGGCCGTCTCCCGTAGGGGTGCGGGGGGGCCGTCTCCcgtaggggtgcggggggggggcgtcTCCcgtaggggtgcgggggggggggggggccgtctcccgtaggggtgcggggggggggggggcgtctccCGTAGGGGTGCGGGGGGGCCGTCTCCcgtaggggtgcggggggggggccgtctcccgtaggggtgcgggggggggggccgtctcccgtaggggtgcggggggggggggccgtCTCCCGTAGGGGTGCGGGGGGGCCGTCTCCCGTAGGGGTCCGGGGGGGGGGGGCCGTCTCCCGTAGGGTTGCGGGGGGGCCGTCTCCCGTAGGGGTCCGGGGGGGGGGGGCCGTCTCCCGTAGGGGTGCGGGGGGGCCGTCTCCcgtaggggtgcggggggggccgTCTCCCGTAGGGGTCCGGGGGGGGGGCCGTCTCCCGTAGGGGTGCGGGGGGGCCGTCTCCCGTAGGGGTCCGGGGGGGGGGGCCGTCTCCCGTAGGGGTCCGGGGGGGGGGGCCGTCTCCCGTAGGGGTGCGGGGGGGCCGTCTCCCGTAGGGGTGCGGGGGGGCCGTCTCCCGTAGGGGTGCGGGGGGGCCGTCTCCCGTAGGGGTGCGGGGGGGCCGTCTCCCGTAGGGGTGCGGGGGGGCCGTCTCCCGTAGGGGTGCGGGGGGGCCGTCTCCCGTAGGGGTGCGGGGGGGCCGTCTCCCGTAGGGGTGCGGGAACCTTTACTGCAGTTTGTGGTCAGATCTTGGCCCCTGTGGCCACCAGTAGTCATTGCTGCAGTAACCTCAGCGCTGCGGCTCCGTATCTATCACACCTGACAGCGCGGCTCTGCACATTCTGTCTCCCATAACTTCCTTACCCCATGTGTGTGTAGTGTGGGTTCTGATCTCCTCGCCGTCCTCGGCACATCGCACCTGGTAGATCAGTCACCAGGATGCCACGCCTGCACTGGGCACACATAAGAAATTGCATCAACACTTTTTTCAGTGCAGTTATTGTAAGAAGCTGCCAGGCGCTGACCCATCTCCCTCACTGCTCCTTCTAGTAATGTCGCCTTCCGGCGATTGTGATTCATGGATGAACTGTCGTAGACAGTGATTGACGTTAGTGGCATCCTCAATGCTGTAATAGCCGGTTCCACAGATTCAGCACCTGGCTCTTATTAGAAGCCAGAAATAAGAACTTTCATAGGAATCAGACGACGCTAACACCAAAAGTAAGGTGCCAACTAAAGTGGTAAAGGGCCATTCCAGGGATATATTGTTCCCCtgctggacacagatggtgcaAAGGTAGTTGTGTACTTTATTAGTGGATGTGTTTTGGAGCTGcagcagctttttttttcttttttttgtctatGGAGTATTGTAGTTGTTTTGAACAATGAGCTGGTACAACTCTGAATTATCTTCTACTAAACTAATAGTACTTGGTCTCACGTGAAGCTCTATCTGTATCCAGCAGTGCAGTTTATTCCTGTATCTCCCCTTCCTTTATCCATTACTGAGGTTCATCCATTCTCTGGAGGGAGTTGTGCCGGTCCCCACCATGAAGGCGAGCACAATCCCACCCTTCATTTCCCATTTCATCCTTCTTGTCCTATTTGTGCGTTGTCCCTATTTCAGCTCACATCTAAACTGAAGCTTGGTAGACGTATTACCAGGGAGCTACCTGCTAATCAGGCATCGCCTGTGATCACAGAGGACAATGATGAGACTTTCCCCTGAGAGGGGACACGCTCTCACTGCGGTTCTGACTGCTCCACTTCTGGGCCTGTGTTTGGCACAGGGGAGTGTTTCCTGCATCGACAcgtcctcagtgtgtgtgtgtgtgtgtggaaaaaTGGTGGATAGTAATAAATCCAGGTACACGCTAGGATAATGTGCGGTTATTTTGTCGTTCCACATTTTCGACCCGTAGACGTGCTGCAGATGGGATTGTATTCAAATGTGTGATCACAACATAATCGGGTTAACATAACCTTCATTTGTTTTATCCATTTTaaccggataagaccctattgtgcttttcTCTTCCTTATTATTAAGGGGGGCCTGGTGACTGACTCATTTCGATAGCTAGGCCAGACCCCTCTTGTCTCAGCATCAGGATGGATCTGAGGATGACTTGGCTACTGAAATACGCCAGTCGCCCAGCCCCCTTCACTCACGCATACTAATGACGTGAACATGGGGAATCTCTCCCGTTTAGGCAGCGGGTCAGAACTAGGGCGGCTGGAACCAGGGATGATGCATGAAGATCAGAGCACCTTTGGGAATAATTTGAGTAGTTTAGACAGTACCCTTATTCCCTTCACGTTTTATAGATACTTATTTAAAAATGGACAAGCCTTTCAATATATTTGCTGATAATGAAGTCACTGTTTCAGGCCCTCCGTCAGATTTCTCAGCGGACCATCAGCAGTTCCAGCCGGAGATCACTCCCCAACAAGGTGGCAGAAAAGCAGAAGCTATTCCAGGTAATGACGGCATTTCACACAAGGCTgtagagtcggtaagccaaacctccgactccaccagaatgggctctgactccgactccacagccctgatttcacATGCCGATTCAATGATTCAGTGCGTGtctatactattttttttttttttcccattgactttctGTCTGATATACCCCTATTCCAGGCTCTGGATTTGGATGAATCGTTTCCAAACCCACTAAGGAAGAAAATCTGTGAAGGGTTGGTAATTATCAGAGCCTGGAAGGAGGTGGATGAGACAGAAATTTCCAGGAAGAGAACTGTAGACACATTGAATCACTTGCCCGGCAGTGTGATCGCGGCTTAGCAGCGTGTATTGTAGCAACTGTCATTTACTAATATACTTGTCTACTGTCCCATTGTaaagacttaggctatgttcacacattgcggcgattttgcagctgcgggtccacagcagtttccatagcgtttacagtatcatgtaaaccctatggaaatcgcaaaccgctgtgcacatgctgcgggaaaaactgcggtttacaacccgcagcatgtcacttctttgtgcagaatcgcagcgattctgcacccatagaaatgcattgatccgcttacttcccgcatggggctgtgcccaccttgcgggaagtaagcggataatgtgcgggtggtacctggAGGGAGGAGAGgggctctcctccaggccccgggaaccatatttgagtaaaaaaaaaaagaattaaaataaaaaatcatgatatactcacctctgaagtctcagcgctgcacgcggccgtccggtctcaggtttgctatgcgaccaggacctgcggtgacgtcgcggtcacatgaccgtgacgtcacgaaggtcctggtcgcacagcatctttggaaccggaccgccgcctgcagcgccgaggagatcgggacgtcagagggtgagtatatcatgattttattatttttaacattactattgatgctgcatatgcagcatcaatagtaggggtaaatcctgcagcggaacccgcaggacaaaccgcgataaatctgcagggataaccgcagcgggtttgccctgcagatttatcaaatccgctgctggagaacccgcagggacaggacgcaacttgtgaacatggccttactgggGTGGTGAGAggtgcgttaaagggaacctgtcacctgaatttggtgggactggttttgggtcatatgggcggagttttcgggtgtttgattcaccctttccttacccgctggctgcatgctggctgcaatattggattgaagttcattctctgtcctccatagtacacgcctgcacaaggcaagattgctttgcgcaggcgtgtactatggaggacagagaatgaacttcaatccaatattgcagccagcatgcagccagcgggtaaggaaagggtgaatcaaacacccgacaactccgcccatatgacccaaaaccagtcccgccaaattcaggtgacagagtccctttaacatgtaGTATATTCAGACTTCATATTGTATTCTTCTTTGTACCCCTGGCTGTTAGTCACAAATGTAGCCAATTAGACTCAATGCTTTCTCTTGCAGGAGGATAATGGCCTTCCAGTCCATCTTAAGGCAGGGATTAGTGATCTCTTGTTGTACAGGCTaaccatggggctcacaatctttggTAAGTTACATTATTGTGTAACTTGTATGACAAATCATAAATCCTTCTCCACATGTGACAGCCATGCATGGGGCAGGCTCCGGAACTTAGATCCACATAGATGAACTAAAAACACACACCATTATGTATATTTAAGAAaactacataccgtatttttcgctttgtaagacgctccggattataagacgcaccccaaattttgaggagaaaaataggaaaaaaactttttttaataaattggtggggcgtcttataatccatgcgtcttattactcaccaggggttgtggctgcagtggatcagggtcccagggtcgttgctggaggcaagagtggagcattgctgcaggctgggatgagggggtctgcaggggggctcctgtgctgcaggctgggatgagggggtctgcatgggggctcctgtgctgcatgggggctcctgtgctgcatgggggctcctgtgctgcatgggggctcctgtgctgcatggGGGCTCCCTCgggggctgcggggggctctggcaacattttgtgaaagaccagagccccccggcagttcgtccatgcgttcctgtatgactgactccgggaaaatggtcgccggaatctcgagagatgagatctcagcactgaaaactcatctcccgagattccggcggccattttcccgaagtcagtcatacaggaacgcatagacgaactgccggggggctctggtctttcacaaaatgtcgccagagccccccgcagcaccggagtttccaggatctcccggggcagcagcggacaaccgcggtggcgggcagcagcggcggcggacacccccctcatcccagcctgtaacggtaagcagtatatccgctttgtaagacgcacccccatttcccccccaaattttggggaaataaagtgcgtcttacaaagcggaaaatacggtaaattgcAAACATTTCCCCACTGGCCACTAAGCCTTTTTTAGACTAGTACTTCCTCTTTTGTATAgtagacttttcagcagtctcattatcgttACAGCCTGGATTATAATAATGGGTAACATCTCTATGTACAGCAAATAACCCAGGATCTGCGATTCACTATTCCGGTCAATTAATTGCCACCTTTGTCAGTGTGGCTGCTGAATAAAACAGTAACTATGCGTCTAGCTTTAGGTTTATCAGTCAGTATCACTATATAGAAAATATAAATTATGCTAGTGGATAGAGTATGTATGTATTCTCTATCCACTAGAATAATCTAGATTTTCTATATAGTAATATTGACTGATAtatattaactagctattgaacccgttctacgcccgggtggcgagcatttatattggtatatggtctccatcatgtgctgctgccatcctgcgcccgttctgtcatgtgctgctgccatcctgcgcccgttctgtcatgtgctgctgccatcctgcgcccgttctgtcatgtgctgctgccatcctgcgcccgttctgtcatgtgctgctgccatcctgcgcccgttctgtcatgtgctgctgccatcctgcgcccgttctgtcatgtgctgctgccatcctgcgcccgttctgtcatgtgctgctgccatcctgcgcccgttctgtcatgtgctgctgccatcctgcgcccgttctgtcatgtgctgctgccatcctgcgcccgttctgtcatgtgctgctgccatcctgcgcccgttctgtcatgtgctgctgccatcctgcgcccgttctgtcatgtgctgctgccatcctgcgcccgttctgtcatgtgctgctgccatcctgcgcccgttctgtcatgtgctgctgccatcctgcgcccgttctgtcatgtgctgctgccatcctgcgcccgttctgtcatgtgctgctgccatcctgcgcccgttctgtcatgtgctgctgccatcctgcgcccgttctgtcatgtgctgctgccatcctgcgcccgttctgtcatgtgctgctgccatcctgcgcccgttctgtcatgtgctgctgccatcctgcgcccgttctgtcatgtgctgctgccatcctgcgcccgttctgtcatgtgctgctgccatcctgcgcccgttctgtcatgtgctgctgccatcctgcgcccgttctgtcatgtgctgctgccatcctgcgcccgttctgtcatgtgctgctgccatcctgcgcccgttctgtcatgtgctgctgccatcctgcgcccgttctgtcatgtgctgctgccatcctgcgcccgttctgtcatgtgctgctgccatcctgcgcccgttctgtcatgtgctgctgccatcctgcgcccgttctgtcatgtgctgctgccatcctgcgcccgttctgtcatgtgctgctgccatcctgcgcccgttctgtcatgtgctgctgccatcctgcgcccgttctgtcatgtgctgctgccatcctgcgcccgttctgtcatgtgctgctcccaacctgcgccc
Encoded here:
- the COX7A2 gene encoding cytochrome c oxidase subunit 7A2, mitochondrial, producing MFRHLQALRQISQRTISSSSRRSLPNKVAEKQKLFQEDNGLPVHLKAGISDLLLYRLTMGLTIFGSAYAVFEIVKASFPKKQN